The following are encoded in a window of Haliaeetus albicilla chromosome 1, bHalAlb1.1, whole genome shotgun sequence genomic DNA:
- the ERI1 gene encoding 3'-5' exoribonuclease 1 isoform X2 produces the protein MTSDTCGRQHCRISDQETNGKNSTASSNDFSDPIYKEIAITNGCINRMTRDELRSKLAEFKLETRGVKDVLKKRLKNYYKKQKLMQKEPINGDSYYDYICVVDFEATCEEGNPPEFIHEIIEFPIVLLNTHTLEIEDTFQQYVKPEINPKLSNFCISLTGITQDIVDKADTFPQVLQNVIEWMRQRELGTKYSYSMLTDGSWDMSKFLNIQCRISCIKYPSFAKKWINIRKSYGNFYKVPRNQTKLTIMLEKLGMNYDGRPHSGLDDSKNIARIAIRMLQDGCELRVNERMHAGQLMTVSSSVPLEGAPAPQMPRYRN, from the exons ATGACTTCAGACACGTGC gGTAGGCAGCACTGTAGGATCAGTGATCAAGAAACTAATGGGAAAAACTCAACTGCCAGTTCGAATGACTTCAGTGATCCGATTTACAAAGAAATTGCTATAACCAATGGCTGTATCAACAGAATGACCAGAGATGAGCTCAGAAGTAAACTTGCAGAATTCAAGCTTGAAACCAG AGGAGTGAAAGATGTGCtgaaaaagagactgaaaaactaTTACAAGAAACAGAAGCTGATGCAGAAGGAACCCATTAATGGAGACAGCTACTATGACTACATCTGTGTTGTTGACTTTGAAGCAACATGTGAAGAAGGAAACCCACCTGAATTCATACATGAAATAATTGAGTTTCCTATTGTCTTACTAAACACGCATACCCTGGAAATA GAGGATACCTTTCAGCAATATGTAAAGCCAGAAATCAATCCCAAGCTTTCAAACTTCTGCATCAGTCTGACAGGAATCACCCAG GACATTGTTGATAAAGCTGATACATTTCCTCAAGTTTTGCAGAATGTCATAGAGTGGATGAGACAGCGAGAACTGGGAACAAAGTATAGCTATTCCATGTTGACAGATGG ATCTTGGGATATGAGTAAATTTTTGAACATCCAGTGCCGTATTAGCTGTATCAAATACCCTTCTTTTGCCAAAAAGTGGATCAATATTCGCAAATCGTATGGGAACTTCTATAAG GTTCCTAGGAACCAGACCAAGCTGACAATCATGCTTGAAAAGCTGGGCATGAATTATGATGGGAGACCTCACAGTGGACTTGATGATTCTAAAAACATTGCAAGGATAGCTATAAGGATGCTACAGGATGGCTGTGAACTGCGGGTGAATGAGAGAATGCATGCTGGACAGCTTATGACAGTCTCCTCCTCGGTCCCCTTAGAGGGAGCCCCTGCTCCACAGATGCCCCGCTACAGAAACTAG
- the ERI1 gene encoding 3'-5' exoribonuclease 1 isoform X1 — translation MEEQKENRPQAAPKEAPAPPAPAACPPGRQHCRISDQETNGKNSTASSNDFSDPIYKEIAITNGCINRMTRDELRSKLAEFKLETRGVKDVLKKRLKNYYKKQKLMQKEPINGDSYYDYICVVDFEATCEEGNPPEFIHEIIEFPIVLLNTHTLEIEDTFQQYVKPEINPKLSNFCISLTGITQDIVDKADTFPQVLQNVIEWMRQRELGTKYSYSMLTDGSWDMSKFLNIQCRISCIKYPSFAKKWINIRKSYGNFYKVPRNQTKLTIMLEKLGMNYDGRPHSGLDDSKNIARIAIRMLQDGCELRVNERMHAGQLMTVSSSVPLEGAPAPQMPRYRN, via the exons ATGGAGGAGCAGAAGGAGAACCGCCCGCAGGCTGCCCCCAAAGAGGCGCCGGCGCCGCCCGCTCCCGCTGCCTGCCCGCCG gGTAGGCAGCACTGTAGGATCAGTGATCAAGAAACTAATGGGAAAAACTCAACTGCCAGTTCGAATGACTTCAGTGATCCGATTTACAAAGAAATTGCTATAACCAATGGCTGTATCAACAGAATGACCAGAGATGAGCTCAGAAGTAAACTTGCAGAATTCAAGCTTGAAACCAG AGGAGTGAAAGATGTGCtgaaaaagagactgaaaaactaTTACAAGAAACAGAAGCTGATGCAGAAGGAACCCATTAATGGAGACAGCTACTATGACTACATCTGTGTTGTTGACTTTGAAGCAACATGTGAAGAAGGAAACCCACCTGAATTCATACATGAAATAATTGAGTTTCCTATTGTCTTACTAAACACGCATACCCTGGAAATA GAGGATACCTTTCAGCAATATGTAAAGCCAGAAATCAATCCCAAGCTTTCAAACTTCTGCATCAGTCTGACAGGAATCACCCAG GACATTGTTGATAAAGCTGATACATTTCCTCAAGTTTTGCAGAATGTCATAGAGTGGATGAGACAGCGAGAACTGGGAACAAAGTATAGCTATTCCATGTTGACAGATGG ATCTTGGGATATGAGTAAATTTTTGAACATCCAGTGCCGTATTAGCTGTATCAAATACCCTTCTTTTGCCAAAAAGTGGATCAATATTCGCAAATCGTATGGGAACTTCTATAAG GTTCCTAGGAACCAGACCAAGCTGACAATCATGCTTGAAAAGCTGGGCATGAATTATGATGGGAGACCTCACAGTGGACTTGATGATTCTAAAAACATTGCAAGGATAGCTATAAGGATGCTACAGGATGGCTGTGAACTGCGGGTGAATGAGAGAATGCATGCTGGACAGCTTATGACAGTCTCCTCCTCGGTCCCCTTAGAGGGAGCCCCTGCTCCACAGATGCCCCGCTACAGAAACTAG
- the ERI1 gene encoding 3'-5' exoribonuclease 1 isoform X3, with the protein MTRDELRSKLAEFKLETRGVKDVLKKRLKNYYKKQKLMQKEPINGDSYYDYICVVDFEATCEEGNPPEFIHEIIEFPIVLLNTHTLEIEDTFQQYVKPEINPKLSNFCISLTGITQDIVDKADTFPQVLQNVIEWMRQRELGTKYSYSMLTDGSWDMSKFLNIQCRISCIKYPSFAKKWINIRKSYGNFYKVPRNQTKLTIMLEKLGMNYDGRPHSGLDDSKNIARIAIRMLQDGCELRVNERMHAGQLMTVSSSVPLEGAPAPQMPRYRN; encoded by the exons ATGACCAGAGATGAGCTCAGAAGTAAACTTGCAGAATTCAAGCTTGAAACCAG AGGAGTGAAAGATGTGCtgaaaaagagactgaaaaactaTTACAAGAAACAGAAGCTGATGCAGAAGGAACCCATTAATGGAGACAGCTACTATGACTACATCTGTGTTGTTGACTTTGAAGCAACATGTGAAGAAGGAAACCCACCTGAATTCATACATGAAATAATTGAGTTTCCTATTGTCTTACTAAACACGCATACCCTGGAAATA GAGGATACCTTTCAGCAATATGTAAAGCCAGAAATCAATCCCAAGCTTTCAAACTTCTGCATCAGTCTGACAGGAATCACCCAG GACATTGTTGATAAAGCTGATACATTTCCTCAAGTTTTGCAGAATGTCATAGAGTGGATGAGACAGCGAGAACTGGGAACAAAGTATAGCTATTCCATGTTGACAGATGG ATCTTGGGATATGAGTAAATTTTTGAACATCCAGTGCCGTATTAGCTGTATCAAATACCCTTCTTTTGCCAAAAAGTGGATCAATATTCGCAAATCGTATGGGAACTTCTATAAG GTTCCTAGGAACCAGACCAAGCTGACAATCATGCTTGAAAAGCTGGGCATGAATTATGATGGGAGACCTCACAGTGGACTTGATGATTCTAAAAACATTGCAAGGATAGCTATAAGGATGCTACAGGATGGCTGTGAACTGCGGGTGAATGAGAGAATGCATGCTGGACAGCTTATGACAGTCTCCTCCTCGGTCCCCTTAGAGGGAGCCCCTGCTCCACAGATGCCCCGCTACAGAAACTAG